The nucleotide window ACTTTTCAATCGGCAATTTCGTGCAGAATACGCACGCGATGAACGGGATCGGGAGAGAAAAACTCGCGCCGTCGAACCGGGTCGTTCTTTAAATCGAACCTGACCGTGCTCAGACCGCCACGTCGCCGTGGGTCGATTGCCGCACGATCGGCAGGAAGGCCGCCAGGAGGGCCATGTCGAGCTTGCCTGCCATGCCGAGCATGATGGCATGGGCCTCCGCATGCGGGAGCGGCTCGCGGTAGGCGCGCCGCTCGGTGAGGGCCGAGTGGATGTCGCAGATCGTCACGAGCCGGACGAGGTCGGGGATCGCATCGCCCGCCAGGCCGGCCGGATACCCGCTGCCATCCAGCATCTCGTGGTGATACCTGACGACGTCGAGCATCGCGGAATCGAACCCGTGTTCCCTTGCCAGCAGATCGGCACCGGCACCGGCGTGAGTGCGCATGATCGCCATCTCGGAGGCGGTCAGCGAGCCGGGCTTGTTGAGAATGGCACGCGGGATTTTGGACTTGCCGATATCGTGCAGCAACGCGGCCTTGGCGAGACGCTTCTGATCGGACCGGGGAAGCTTGAGGCTGAAGCCGAAGGCCGCGGCAAAGCCCGCGACGCTCAAGGAATGCTGGTAGAGTTGCTCGTCGTAGCGTCCGATCACATCGAGCCATGCGCGGATGCCGACCTCCGAGACGGCCTCCAGGATGACATCGGTGCCGGCCTCGGCTTCCTCCACGGAGATCGGGCGATCGGATTGCGCCGCATGAAACATGTCCGCCACGGCGGAACAGGCGCGGTGGGCCTTGCCTTCCACCGTGACGGTTTCGCCGTCGCAACGGGCCGGCAGTACCAGACCGACATCGATGAGACTGAACACGAGGGACAGAATGGCCGGCCGCGGGGTGTCGACCGGGACGACACGCAGGGCCGGGCTTCTCCGATTCAAAATGTCGGCGGGCGAATCGGTGAGGACGAGGCACGGCACGCGCATCACGCTCAGACGCGCCGTCCAGGACGCAGCCACGCCTTCGCGGGCATCGACGTCGATCACCGCCACGATGGGGAGGATGGCGGGAACCGGCTGGTCGCCGGCGATGCTGTGGCAGGGAAGGATCGTCGTGATGCTGCGTGCGAGACGCTTCGCTCGTTCTGGTTGATCCGATACGATGAGGACGGACTTTTCTTGTGTCACGATCCGATCCACTTCAGACCGTTACGGTCCGGGTTCGTCCCTACGCTGAGGCGAACCCGCGACATGTACAGATACAAATCCCTATAAATTGTTTCTTTTTGCGCGACTAGATTAACGAAACTCGGCCTGCCGTCATCAATGCGGAGGGTGGCATCTCCCTCGCCCGGACCATGCGAGGCCTTGCACTATGCAACCGGCCCGATGCACCGGAGCAATTCCGACCTGCATTCGGCGATCTCACCTGCGGTAACCGTCTGTAGAGGCATTCGGATTACTGCTGTCGGGCAGCGACGTGAGGTGCTGGCCTCGCGGCGCATTTCCGCCTTGCCGGGGAGGAAGCGTTGCTCGCGCAAGATTTCAAGTCGTTTTTCGAAACATCGAAACGCAACGGCATCATCCTCTCCTTCGGCGGTGACTTCTCGGAGAACGTCCTGTTCTCGCTCGGGGAAGTCCTGAAGCTTCGGATGATCCAGGGTGAGACGGACGCGACGATCGCCAAGCGGGTCTTCTCGATCTTCGTCGAGCAAGCCCAGAACATCATCCGCTACTCGGCCGACAAGCTCCCGCAGGCAGCCGCCACCTCCGGCGGCATGATCAGTGCAGGAATGATCGTCGTCGGCGTCGAGAAGGAGCGCTTCTTCGTCGTGTGCGGCAACGAGGTCTCCAAGACCGAGACCGCCGTCCTGCGAGAGCGATTGGACCTGATTACCAGCATGTCGAGCGAAGAACTCAAGCGTTTCTACCGCGAGAAGCTGCGCCAGCCGCCCGATGAAGGCAGTCTCGGCGGAAGCATCGGATTGATCGAGATCGCTCGCCGATCGAGCGCTCCCGTCGAGTTCGATTTTCATGATCTTGGCGGCGAGCGCAGCCTGTTCTGCCTCAAAGCCTACATCTGACGGCGCCCGACCGATGGACCCCATCCAGATCCCCGCAAGCGACCGGTCTCCCCGGGTGGATTTCGATTTCGCCGCCGGCCGGTTCACCCTGAGCGGTGAATCGTACCCGGAGGATGCCGCTGCCTTCTTCGGCCCGCTGCTGCACGGCCTGCGAACCTACCTGTCCGCCTCGACCTCGGATCCGATCGTGTTCGAGGTCGAGCTCGCCTATTTCAACAGTTCCAGCGCCAAGGCACTGATGAACCTGTTCATGCCCCTCGAGGAGGCGGCCGCCGAAGGCCGTGCCGTGACGATCCGCTGGCTCTATACCGAGGGCGACGAGACGATCGCCGAGGCCGGCGAGGACTTCGCGTCCGACTTCTCCCACGCACGCTTCGATCTCGTCGAGACATCACAGGCGGGGAGCTGATGCGGATGACGTCGAAGCCTGAAATCGTTTCGCCGATCGACCATCCGCCCGTCGTCGGCGACACGTTCAGTCTTTACGACACCGAGGAAGCGGTCCTGGGAAAGACCGACGCGATGCTGTCGGGGCTCGCCCAGGTCGCCGGCGGCGTCCAGCAGCTCGCCGAAGCCTACCGCCGCAGCTACCGCGAGCAGCGACGCCTCGTCCGGATGAGCGACCGGATGCAGCTCGACCTGCAGAAGGCCAATCACCGCCTCGCCGAGCAGCAGCGCGATCTCCAGGCCCTGAACGAGGCGCTGTCGGGCGAGATCGAGCACCGGACCCGCCTCGAAGCGAAGCTGAGGCGCCTCGCCGACACCGATGACCTCACCGGGGCGATGACGCGCCGGCGCTTCATGGAGATCAGCCAGCGGGAATGGCTGAGATACGAGCGCGACCGGGTTCCGGCCTGCCTCCTGATGGTGGATCTCGACCGGTTCAAGCGGCTCAACGACGAGTTCGGCCATGCCGCCGGAGACGCGGCCCTGATCTGCTTCGTCGAGACCTGCCGGAAGCGCCTGCGCAAGATCGACGTGATCGGTCGCATGGGCGGCGAGGAATTCGCGATCCTGCTCACCGAGATCGAGCCCGATGCCGGGCTCCTGGTCGCCGAGGATCTCTGCCGCCTCGTCGGCGAGACCGTCGTGGCCTGGCCCGGCGGACCGCTGGCGCTCTCGGTCAGCATCGGCGTCGCCGTCATCGAGGATTCCGAAACCTTCGAGCAGACCCTCGGCCGTGCCGATGCCGCGCTCTATGCCGCCAAACATGCCGGACGCCGTTGCGTCCGCTCGTCCCGTGGCCCGATCACCGACATGCCGCAGCCATGACGTTCGACTCCGCCGCCGAGGGGCCTTCGCCCGCAGCCGCACCTCCCGCCCGCGGCCGCTCCCTGAGAGGCGGCGGCCCGCTGCGCGGTGACGATTTCCTGGCGCTGGCGGGTTTCACCGACGTGTCGGCGGCCACCTCCGGCACGATGCGGCCGGGGGCCTTGCGCGGCTCCGCGCGCGGCCGCGACCTCGACAGCCTGGCGCACACGCTGTTCCTTCGGATCTACCCCGTCATCGCCTTCGTGGTGCTGGCGACGCAGATCGGCATCGCCTGGGTGAACTACAACGACAGTCTCCGGCTCTATACCGACCGGGCAAACCTGCTCGTCACCCTGACCGCCCAGGCCATTGCCCGGCCCGATTGGAGCGACCGGCCCGACATCTACACGGCGCAGGTCCAGGCCCTGGCCCTGGACCCGGCATTCCGTTTCGTCCGGGTCTGGAACGCGGCAGGCAATCTGGTGATGTCCCTCGGCGACATGCCGAGCGGACGCAGCATCGAACTCATCCGCGCCTCCACCGACATCACCGTCGCGGGGCGTGCGAAGCCCGTGGGCAGCCTGACCCTGGGCCTCTCGGCCGAGGCTCTGCGCGGCAATGCCGAGAAACAGGCGCTGCTGGCCATCGGCGCGAGCCTCGTCCTGATGATCGCCTTCGTGCTGACGCTGCATGCCAATGTGCGCAGGCATGTCCTAGCACCCCTGAAGCGCCTGCTGATCGCCATGCGCGAGGTCGAACACAAGCGCTGGTCGAGGGTGGAATTCGATGGGGCCGTCCGGGCCAGCAACGAGATCGACGTGATCTCATCCGCCTTCAACCGCATGGTGGAGGGCCTGCGCACCGGCGACGAGGCGAAACAGCTCCTCACCGAACTCGAACAGGCCCATGCCAAGCTCGCCGACGCCAACCGGTTGGTGATGGAAAGCATCGGTTACGCCCGTCGTATCCAGACCTCGGTCCTGCCCGACCGGATGGCGCTGTTCGGTGCCGGCCTCGACGTCGCCGTGCTGTGGGAGCCGCTGCATCAGGTCGGCGGCGACTATTTCTGGCTGGAGCGCCTCGGCGACGTCAGCGTCATCGTGGTGGCCGATTGCACCGGCCACGGCGTGCCGGGGGCCTTCATCACCCTCATCGTCGCCACCGCCCTCGACCGCATCCTGCACGAGCGCGGCCTGCGCTCACCGGCCGAGATCCTGGTGGCCCTCGACGAGATGGTCCGCGCCCAGCTGCGCCAGGACGGGCGCGGGTCCGATTCCGATGACGGGCTCGATTGCGGATTGTGCCTCTGGGACCCGACGGCCCGAAGACTGAGCTTCGCCGGCGCCGGGCTCTCGCTGACCGCCGTCACCGAAGCGGGCACGTCCCGGATCAAGGGGGCGAAGCGCGGCCTCGGTTATCCTCACCATGGCAGCGAGCGGTTCAGCACGGAGAACGTCACGCTCGATGTGGCGCCGGGCGATACCTTCTACCTGATGACCGACGGCATCACCGACCAGATGGGGACCGTCGGCGCGCAGCGCCGGCTGCTCGGGCATCGGGGTGTCTCGGACATCCTGCTGCGCAGCCGCGACGAGGAACTCGGCCCCCAGATCAGGTTGCTGGAAGCCGAGCTTGCCGCCTATCGCGGCTCCGAGAATCGCCGGGACGACATGACCCTCGTCGCCTTCCGCCCGAGCGGGATTGCCTGAGGCGCGCGGTCGACCCGTCGCCGAGGCAGCGGCCGACGATCGTCCGGTGTGCTGGCACACGCTCGATGTCGTGATGTTTCGGCACCATGGCGTGGAGCGTCGGGAGCGCGGCCCGCCGACTCGATCGTGCATGCCTCAACCTTGCCGTCATGACGGGCCAAGGGAACGGGCGACCACCGGTCCCCGGCGGGTCTCATCACGTTTTATGCGCGCCTCTACAGATTACGAGAGTCGAGATTGATCATGACACGCTTCCTTGCCGCGTCCGTCTGTCTGGCCCTGCTCGCCGCCGTGCCCGTTCAGGCTCAGCCTTCGAATCCGCATCAGCAGACGGCCTCGACGCGCATGACCACCACGACGGGCGTGACCAAGCCGCCGGGCTCCACCTTCAACCGGGCCTCCACGGAAGGCGCCATGCTCAAGGCCCAGAAGGTCGCCGCCGCCCGCGACAAGGCCTGGGACCGGAAGATGCGGACCACGATGGGCTCGATCTGCCTCGGCTGCTGAGACGCGCGCCCGTGAGCTAGGGCGGTGATCCGATTCGAGGGCGTGTCGCGCCGCTTTGCCGGCGCTGAGCGTCCTGCCGTCGATGGGATCGACCTCGACATTGCCGAAGGCACCACCTGCGTGCTCATCGGCCCCTCCGGCTGCGGCAAGTCCACCACCCTGCGCATGGTCAACCGGCTGGTGGAGCCGGATGCCGGCCGCGTCCTTCTCGACGGGCGAGACGTGGCGGGGGTCGATCCGGTGCGTCTGCGCCGCGGGATCGGCTACGTCCTGCAGGGCATCGGCCTGTTCCCGCACCGGAATGTCGCCGAGAACATCGCCACCGTGCCTCGCCTCCTCGGTTGGACCCGCGCCCGGATCGCGGACAGGGTGGACGAGATGCTCGCCCTCGTCGGCCTCGATCCGGCCGCGTATCGCGACCGCAGGCCGGACGCCCTCTCCGGCGGTCAGCGCCAGCGCGTCGGCGTCGCCCGCGCCCTGGCGGCGGACCCGGCCGTGCTCCTCATGGACGAACCCTTCGGTGCCGTGGACCCGGTGGCCCGCGACCGGCTCCAGGGCGAGATCGGCGCGATCCTTCGCCGGCTCGGCAAGACCGTCATCATCGTCACCCACGACATCGACGAGGCGATGAGGATGGGCGATCGCGTGGTCCTCATGCGCGAGGGCCGGATCGTCCAGGCGGATACGCCGGACCGCCTTCTGGCCAATCCCGCCGACGCTTTCGTCGAGCGCTTCGTCGGCGAGGACCGCGCCTTGCGGCGTCTGGCGCTGCTCGTTGCGGGCGCGATCGCGGTTCCGGGCGATCCGGGCGATGCGCCGAGCGTCACCGCCGAGACGTCGCTGAAGGACGCCCTTGCCCTGCTCCTTTCCAGCGGTGCCAATCATCTGTCGGTGGCCGGGGATGGCGCTCCCGCCATCCTGACCCTGGAAGCCATTCGCGAGGCGGCGAGGCGCGCGACCTGATCGGGTGCGCATCGCTCCCCTTCCCCTCAGGGGAGAGGGCTCACTCCGCTGCGTCGGAGACCTGGAAGCCGGCGATGCCGATGCGTTCCGGGTTGATGGCGGCGAGCGCGCGCTTGGCCGTCTCCAGCGGATGCTCGGCCTCGATCCTCACGGAGGTCAGGTCCGGGCTTTTGTAGACGGTGACGATGGTGTCCATCACCTCGGTGAGCGTCGTGCGCTTGTCCTCCGGCGCGGCGATGAGAAGCTGGAGCCCCCAGGCCTGATAGAGGTCGACCAGGGCCTGGGAGTTGCGCACGTCGAGCTTCGAGAAGGCCTCGTCGAGGAGGCAGAGGCCGAGGCCGGGATTCTCGTCGCCGGGCCTGTCACCGGGATAATAGGCCGAGGCCAGCGAGGCCGCGATGGCGACGTAGAACGGCGCCTGCGCCTCGCCGCCCGATCCGCGCAGGGCCCGGTTCGACATCGTGGTGCGGTTGCCCGCCGTGTCGCGCATGCCGATCTCGTAGACGAAGTAATTGCGGTAATCGGCGAGCCGCGCCGCGCTCTCGTCTCCGTCGATCAGGGCGGTGATCTCCTCGATCGCGGCCGCGAGCGGGCCGGACGACGCCTCACCGGCCTTCTCCGGCAAAATCCCGCCCGACGAGATCCCGCCCGGCAGAATCGCCTGCGCCGCGTCGGCCGAGCGCGCGACTTCGGTGGCGAGGGCGTGAACGGCGGCGTAGCGGCGGTCGACCGTGGCCTCGAAGGCATAGGTCTGGCCGGTGAAGGTCTGGGTCGAGAGCCGCTCGTTCAGGGCATCCAGCCGGGCGCGGACCCGCTCGAACTTGTCGGCGAGGCGCGTCAGCAGATCCTCGGTCATGAGCCGCCGCATCTCGCCCTCGGCCCGCACGGCCTGATCGCGGTAGCGCCGCAACTCATGGCCCGCTACCTCCTCATGGGCGCGGGCGACCCAGGAATAGCCGAACGAGGCCGGCGCATCGCCATTGCCGAGCGGGTTCTCGATGCGCCACTGCACGCAATACTCGGCGAGATCGCGCTCGGCGGCCCGACCTTGGGTGCGCGCGGTCTCCATCGCCTCGCGGGCGGCACCGCGTGCGGCATTGGCGAGGGCCGCCAACTCCTTCGCATCGAGGCCCGCCGCATCGGCCCGCGCCTTGGCGACCGCTCTCGGGTCGAACCCGTCCGGCCGCACCAGGCGGATGCGGACGGAATCCCCCGCGACCCAGCGCGCATGCGCGCTGCGCCTCGCCTGGAGCGCGCCGCGCATGGCCTCGCGCGAGGTGGAGACCTTCGCCTTCAGCCCCGCTTCCTCGCCGAGAAGCGCGTCGCGCTTGGGCTCCAGCACCTGGACCAGTTCGGTGAGATAGGCCGAGCGCTCCTTGGCGAGCTCCTTGATCTCGGCTTCCAGTGCGCCGGTATCGGCCTTCTCCACCGCCTCGCGCTCGGTGGTGAGGCTGCGCCGCCGGCCCTCCATGGCATCGGCCTCCTCGCGCAGGGAGGCGATGTCGAGATTCGCCTCGGCGAGGCGGCCCCGCAGGATCGCGGCGATCCGGGCGGCCTCGCGCAAGACGCCGGCCTCGCCGCGCAGGCGCCGCGCTTCGGTCACCGCGTGTTCCAGGTTCTGGCGGCTCTCGGCGGTGGGCCCGCGGCTGCCGCGGGTCATCATCAGCTGGACAGGCCGTACCACGGAATAGGCCATGCCGGAGGTCGAGCGGCCGCTCGGCGCCACGGCACGGCTCATATGAGCCAGGGCCGCGTCGTTGGGGGCGAGATCGTAGCCGCCGAGCCGGGCGGCGAGGAAGGCCTGGGCATGGGGATCGCGCGTCTCGATCAGCGAGATCGGCCCCTCGTCGTCGCGCCCGCCCCGTCGCCGCGCGGTATCCGTCGTCTTGACCAGCAGGCAGCGGTAGAACTGGCTCTTGCGGACTTCGAGATGGGCGAAGGCCTCGTTCAGCCGGTCCGGCTCGACCACGAGTGCCTCGCGAGCACCGCCGAGCAGGCCTTCCAGGGCCGCCCCCCATTTCGGGTCGGTGATCTCGGCGAGCTCGCAGATCGGCGTCGCGTCGATCCCGAGGCGGGCGAGTTCGTCGCGGAACCCGGCCGTGTCGGAGGAGAGGCGCGCGCCGCTCGCACGCCCGGTCCCGACCTCGGCCGAGAGGGCCTGCGCTTCCTTCTCCTGGGCGCGGGCGCGCAGGGCCATGTCCTCGGCGGCGGTGTCGAGCGGAGTGGCGATGTCGGAGAGCGAGGCCAGTGCCGCGAGAAGTCCGCCCAGGGGACCGTCGGAGCGGAGCGATTCCTCGGGCGGCGCGTCACGGCGCAGGCCGGAGCGCGAGCACGAGGCCACGACACGCGCCGCCTCCCTGTCGATGCGCTGGATCTCGGCGAAGACGACGTTGAGCTTACCCGCCTCCTGGACCATCCCGACGAGATCGGCGACGCGGGTGGAGAGGTCGCGCTTGTCGCGCGCCAGCATGGCGAGGCCGGCATTGGAGGCGGCGAGCCGCCCTTCCCCCTGACTTCCGGCGAGCATCGCCTTCTTACCCGCGATCTCGCCGTCGATCTCGCGCACGAAGCCCTGGCTGGTGCTCACGCTCTCGCGGGCGATGCGCAGGCGCTCGGCCGTCTCGACGAGCCGGGACCGCGCCTGGGTGACATCGAGGATGCGGCGACGCAGGTCGGCGCCGGCCGCACGCAGCTCGTCCAGGGCGGCGGAGAGGCTGGCCTGCGCCCAGGTCTCGTAGCGCTTGAGGATGCGGCCGAGATGGGAGAGCCGGCGCTCCAGTTCCTCGATCGTCTCCAGGAGCCGGCGCCAGTTCTCCACCGACTGGCGGATGCGGGCCACGTCCAGGGGCTCCGGCTCGAGCACGAAGGAGCGCACGAAGGCGGAGGAATCGAAGATC belongs to Methylobacterium sp. 77 and includes:
- a CDS encoding HD domain-containing phosphohydrolase, whose protein sequence is MTQEKSVLIVSDQPERAKRLARSITTILPCHSIAGDQPVPAILPIVAVIDVDAREGVAASWTARLSVMRVPCLVLTDSPADILNRRSPALRVVPVDTPRPAILSLVFSLIDVGLVLPARCDGETVTVEGKAHRACSAVADMFHAAQSDRPISVEEAEAGTDVILEAVSEVGIRAWLDVIGRYDEQLYQHSLSVAGFAAAFGFSLKLPRSDQKRLAKAALLHDIGKSKIPRAILNKPGSLTASEMAIMRTHAGAGADLLAREHGFDSAMLDVVRYHHEMLDGSGYPAGLAGDAIPDLVRLVTICDIHSALTERRAYREPLPHAEAHAIMLGMAGKLDMALLAAFLPIVRQSTHGDVAV
- a CDS encoding SiaB family protein kinase; this encodes MLAQDFKSFFETSKRNGIILSFGGDFSENVLFSLGEVLKLRMIQGETDATIAKRVFSIFVEQAQNIIRYSADKLPQAAATSGGMISAGMIVVGVEKERFFVVCGNEVSKTETAVLRERLDLITSMSSEELKRFYREKLRQPPDEGSLGGSIGLIEIARRSSAPVEFDFHDLGGERSLFCLKAYI
- a CDS encoding DUF1987 domain-containing protein, producing MDPIQIPASDRSPRVDFDFAAGRFTLSGESYPEDAAAFFGPLLHGLRTYLSASTSDPIVFEVELAYFNSSSAKALMNLFMPLEEAAAEGRAVTIRWLYTEGDETIAEAGEDFASDFSHARFDLVETSQAGS
- a CDS encoding GGDEF domain-containing protein; its protein translation is MTSKPEIVSPIDHPPVVGDTFSLYDTEEAVLGKTDAMLSGLAQVAGGVQQLAEAYRRSYREQRRLVRMSDRMQLDLQKANHRLAEQQRDLQALNEALSGEIEHRTRLEAKLRRLADTDDLTGAMTRRRFMEISQREWLRYERDRVPACLLMVDLDRFKRLNDEFGHAAGDAALICFVETCRKRLRKIDVIGRMGGEEFAILLTEIEPDAGLLVAEDLCRLVGETVVAWPGGPLALSVSIGVAVIEDSETFEQTLGRADAALYAAKHAGRRCVRSSRGPITDMPQP
- a CDS encoding SpoIIE family protein phosphatase → MTFDSAAEGPSPAAAPPARGRSLRGGGPLRGDDFLALAGFTDVSAATSGTMRPGALRGSARGRDLDSLAHTLFLRIYPVIAFVVLATQIGIAWVNYNDSLRLYTDRANLLVTLTAQAIARPDWSDRPDIYTAQVQALALDPAFRFVRVWNAAGNLVMSLGDMPSGRSIELIRASTDITVAGRAKPVGSLTLGLSAEALRGNAEKQALLAIGASLVLMIAFVLTLHANVRRHVLAPLKRLLIAMREVEHKRWSRVEFDGAVRASNEIDVISSAFNRMVEGLRTGDEAKQLLTELEQAHAKLADANRLVMESIGYARRIQTSVLPDRMALFGAGLDVAVLWEPLHQVGGDYFWLERLGDVSVIVVADCTGHGVPGAFITLIVATALDRILHERGLRSPAEILVALDEMVRAQLRQDGRGSDSDDGLDCGLCLWDPTARRLSFAGAGLSLTAVTEAGTSRIKGAKRGLGYPHHGSERFSTENVTLDVAPGDTFYLMTDGITDQMGTVGAQRRLLGHRGVSDILLRSRDEELGPQIRLLEAELAAYRGSENRRDDMTLVAFRPSGIA
- a CDS encoding ABC transporter ATP-binding protein produces the protein MIRFEGVSRRFAGAERPAVDGIDLDIAEGTTCVLIGPSGCGKSTTLRMVNRLVEPDAGRVLLDGRDVAGVDPVRLRRGIGYVLQGIGLFPHRNVAENIATVPRLLGWTRARIADRVDEMLALVGLDPAAYRDRRPDALSGGQRQRVGVARALAADPAVLLMDEPFGAVDPVARDRLQGEIGAILRRLGKTVIIVTHDIDEAMRMGDRVVLMREGRIVQADTPDRLLANPADAFVERFVGEDRALRRLALLVAGAIAVPGDPGDAPSVTAETSLKDALALLLSSGANHLSVAGDGAPAILTLEAIREAARRAT
- a CDS encoding SbcC/MukB-like Walker B domain-containing protein, with protein sequence MYRLTDIVLSNWYLIRREQIRIRGAAALVGPTGAGKSTIFDAVGTVLAGNNASRLALNASASGRSARTVRDYCLGWISDPAEGGRPTREACETLIVLVFENETTGRVVSVGLAMAARAEDSRETTLSRFIAVGHRFEIADYVRETAEGSYVAPWPEIAKDLRVQADRFEEFRASGERFTAEVLALMREGAPSPEPRHFLRTFSNAVAFKPIFDSSAFVRSFVLEPEPLDVARIRQSVENWRRLLETIEELERRLSHLGRILKRYETWAQASLSAALDELRAAGADLRRRILDVTQARSRLVETAERLRIARESVSTSQGFVREIDGEIAGKKAMLAGSQGEGRLAASNAGLAMLARDKRDLSTRVADLVGMVQEAGKLNVVFAEIQRIDREAARVVASCSRSGLRRDAPPEESLRSDGPLGGLLAALASLSDIATPLDTAAEDMALRARAQEKEAQALSAEVGTGRASGARLSSDTAGFRDELARLGIDATPICELAEITDPKWGAALEGLLGGAREALVVEPDRLNEAFAHLEVRKSQFYRCLLVKTTDTARRRGGRDDEGPISLIETRDPHAQAFLAARLGGYDLAPNDAALAHMSRAVAPSGRSTSGMAYSVVRPVQLMMTRGSRGPTAESRQNLEHAVTEARRLRGEAGVLREAARIAAILRGRLAEANLDIASLREEADAMEGRRRSLTTEREAVEKADTGALEAEIKELAKERSAYLTELVQVLEPKRDALLGEEAGLKAKVSTSREAMRGALQARRSAHARWVAGDSVRIRLVRPDGFDPRAVAKARADAAGLDAKELAALANAARGAAREAMETARTQGRAAERDLAEYCVQWRIENPLGNGDAPASFGYSWVARAHEEVAGHELRRYRDQAVRAEGEMRRLMTEDLLTRLADKFERVRARLDALNERLSTQTFTGQTYAFEATVDRRYAAVHALATEVARSADAAQAILPGGISSGGILPEKAGEASSGPLAAAIEEITALIDGDESAARLADYRNYFVYEIGMRDTAGNRTTMSNRALRGSGGEAQAPFYVAIAASLASAYYPGDRPGDENPGLGLCLLDEAFSKLDVRNSQALVDLYQAWGLQLLIAAPEDKRTTLTEVMDTIVTVYKSPDLTSVRIEAEHPLETAKRALAAINPERIGIAGFQVSDAAE